A stretch of Gossypium hirsutum isolate 1008001.06 chromosome A06, Gossypium_hirsutum_v2.1, whole genome shotgun sequence DNA encodes these proteins:
- the LOC107962327 gene encoding uncharacterized protein, protein MENVIPQQWASPCGNQCTHKYAALMQIPWRVFCKKGCNADGDTWEECLAECDEICYKDPVLKDQQWSAYIDRSPGAVNYSQDCFNACVTGCGYKFEICKEKVDQVRPRPLPSEPLPELKPPTSPAATKPDEPAEDVPSTSA, encoded by the exons ATGGAAAACGTGATTCCTCAGCAATGGGCTTCTCCTTGTGGAAATCAATGCACTCACAAATACGCTGCTCTCATGCAAATTCCTT GGAGAGTGTTCTGCAAAAAAGGGTGTAATGCGGATGGAGACACTTGGGAAGAGT GTTTAGCAGAGTGTGATGAGATATGCTATAAGGATCCTGTATTAAAGGATCAGCAATGGAGTGCTTACATCGATCGCTCCCCTGGAGCTGTCAATTACTCTCAG GACTGCTTCAATGCTTGTGTAACTGGCTGTGGTTATAAG TTTGAAATTTGTAAAGAGAAAGTTGATCAAGTCAGACCAAGACCATTACCATCCGAGCCTCTTCCAGAGCTGAAACCACCAACCTCGCCGGCAGCCACTAAACCTGATGAACCTGCTGAAGATGTACCAAGTACTTCAGCGTAG